In Topomyia yanbarensis strain Yona2022 chromosome 2, ASM3024719v1, whole genome shotgun sequence, one DNA window encodes the following:
- the LOC131679984 gene encoding uncharacterized protein LOC131679984 — translation MEKKWEEFEELQEEIAEMDENGDDEEENNRVFGRFENLYFELRAALLAKVAPSIHSTSNLDITVGRNSSSYGFHTGVRLPQISLPDFDGDYRGWLSFKSTYESLIHESAELNDVQKFHYLKSALKGEAAKLIESLTITNGNYAIAWTTITKRYSNEYLLKKRHLQALMEYPKIEKESATAIHGLMDEFEQRLKILKQLGENTESWGALIVHWMCSKLDGQSLQLWEDHAASVDVPTFEVLMAFLEKRTRVLDAVSSNVMETTKSLQKPIVKQTRLAVHAATGNERNITACPFCGETHYMARCAKFLSLSLKEKLEFVNSKRLCSNCFRAGHWVRECNSNFSCRTCGRKHHSLIHPGFPPSNSETANNTTAGQSSRRVDTQTASSNLATSGAESEQHETEEDEPVGSYSIGTKGGASNVFLSTVVLTLRNQNGEKQLARALLDNGSQANIMSERLCQILKLKRRSVNVPICGVGQSESRAKHAVRTVISSRVTEFSVEVDFVVLQRVTSELPSTTVSVSHWKIPDNLQMADPGFNTSSRIDLLIGAEHFYRFLYECEMNRITLGPGFPVLVDTVFGWIVSGKCVNSKSHPVNCYLATSSENLEGILERFWKVENSEDQPAWSKEEQDCEAHFINTHERLPDGRYVVRLPRQLNFNRMLGESKTMALERYSKLEKRLERNSEMKTQYHAFIREYIDLGHMRKLSEEEVETTPRGKAYYLPHHAVVKESSTTTKVRVVFDGSAHTDSGFALNDVLLKGPTIQDDLLSLLLRFRKHEVALVGDIEKMYRQVRLHHDDTSLQRILWRFSEHEPIGVYELLTVTYGLTPSSFLAIRTLHQLAADESLNHPRASSVLVQDFYVDDYIGGASTVQAAIQLRKELADLTSRGGFPLRKWCSNRPEVLADIPANQLSTTNLSISFELTPGEEVKALGITWDPKTDHLLFAFDIDENCENWTRRRILSAIAKLFDPLGLISPVVVVAKIMMQELALLQSAWDAPVPSLLKKKWTQFYDQLSRLSELRINRFAFIPDWVSIQLHCFADASELAYGACLYVRAVDSAGNVRIELLSSKSRVAPLKRLTLPRLELCAAKEAACLHAKVVKALDLTGCRCTFWSDSTIVLHWLNALPNTWKTFVANRVSTIQTLSHGHCWQHIAGKENPADLVSRGMSVDEFLSSGLWKSGPPWLLSSEELCTSLTQNVNYTDEELETRRLVYTVVAKPEPNSLFALRSSLEPLLRIVAYCIRFSRNCRTSVERNRTPFLTVEEFSTAKLALVKLVQAECFGDELKNLRKHRYVNKSSTLKLLRPYLDKQGIIRVGGRLRHSSQEYTSKHPAILPSVHPFTRMLVDYYHRQTVHGGRQLTLATMRQEFWPIHGKRVVNAVLRKCYRCFRCNPVPVQQPTGQLPAPRVRPSRPFSIVGVDYCGPFYLKPPYRRAAAPKAYIAVFVCFATKAMHLEVVSDLSTVGFLSAFHRFIGHHGVPSEIHSDNAKNFAGAKHELNELYRILNDETSQRYIGTEFSQQGISWQFIPPRAPNFGGLWEAAVRSVKTSLKREIGTRQLSLEDFSTLLVQIAAALNSRPLAPLSDDPSDFDALTPAHFLIGTPMKALPELDLRSIPTNRLTHYQQRQQMFQQYWQRWSRDYLTELQTVSKNLQPTLIRVGSIVVLREDNQPPLCWPLARIIEVHPSTEGVVRVVTLKTINGVYKRPVCRICPLPSHQEADNQKEYAAEK, via the coding sequence ATGGAGAAGAAGTGGGAAGAGTTCGAAGAGCTACAAGAGGAAATTGCAGAAATGGACGAGAACGGCGATGATGAGGAGGAAAATAACAGAGTGTTTGGGCGTTTTGAAAATCTATATTTTGAGCTTCGAGCCGCGCTGCTGGCAAAGGTTGCCCCTTCCATCCATTCTACCTCGAATTTAGATATTACAGTCGGACGGAATAGTAGCTCTTATGGGTTTCACACTGGAGTTCGTTTACCGCAAATTTCATTGCCGGATTTCGATGGAGATTATAGAGGATGGCTGTCCTTTAAATCCACTTATGAATCACTAATTCACGAATCGGCTGAACTTAATGACGtacaaaaatttcattatctcAAGTCAGCATTGAAGGGGGAGGCTGCGAAACTCATAGAATCATTGACGATCACGAACGGAAATTACGCTATAGCTTGGACCACCATTACCAAGCGCTACTCCAATGAATACCTTCTCAAGAAGCGGCATCTCCAAGCACTGATGGAGTATCCTAAGATAGAGAAAGAGTCCGCGACCGCCATTCATGGCTTGATGGACGAGTTCGAACAACGATTAAAAATACTTAAACAGCTAGGCGAAAATACAGAGAGCTGGGGTGCGCTAATCGTTCATTGGATGTGCTCGAAATTAGATGGGCAGTCATTGCAACTTTGGGAAGATCATGCTGCTTCGGTTGATGTTCCAACTTTCGAAGTTTTGAtggcatttttggaaaaacgaacGCGGGTCTTGGATGCTGTATCATCAAACGTGATGGAAACCACAAAATCTCTGCAAAAACCGATCGTCAAACAAACAAGACTAGCAGTACACGCTGCCACGGGAAACGAACGGAACATTACGGCTTGTCCCTTCTGTGGGGAGACTCATTACATGGCGAGATGTGCAAAATTTCTGAGTTTGAGTCTCAAGGAGAAACTGGAGTTCGTCAATAGCAAACGATTGTGCAGTAACTGCTTTCGAGCAGGACACTGGGTACGGGAGTGCAACTCAAATTTCAGCTGCAGAACGTGTGGCAGAAAACATCACTCTCTCATTCACCCTGGTTTTCCGCCTAGCAACAGTGAAACAGCTAACAACACGACAGCAGGACAATCTTCGAGGAGAGTGGATACGCAAACAGCATCATCGAATCTTGCGACAAGTGGTGCCGAATCTGAACAACATGAAACGGAGGAGGACGAACCCGTTGGATCATATAGTATCGGAACAAAAGGCGGTGCATCCAATGTATTTTTATCTACAGTTGTTTTGACACTGCGGAATCAAAATGGGGAGAAACAGCTAGCACGAGCACTTCTTGATAACGGATCCCAAGCAAATATTATGAGTGAGCGACTGTGTCAGATACTTAAGTTGAAACGGCGTTCCGTAAATGTTCCAATTTGTGGTGTGGGGCAGTCTGAATCAAGGGCTAAGCATGCGGTTAGAACCGTTATTAGTTCCAGAGTGACAGAATTCTCGGTGGAAGTGGATTTTGTGGTTTTGCAACGGGTCACTTCTGAACTACCTTCAACTACCGTATCGGTGTCACATTGGAAGATCCCTGACAACCTTCAAATGGCGGATCCCGGTTTTAATACCAGCAGTAGGATTGATCTCCTAATTGGGGCGGAGCATTTTTATCGATTTCTATATGAGTGCGAAATGAATCGAATTACCTTAGGGCCCGGATTTCCCGTATTGGTGGACACGGTATTCGGCTGGATTGTTTCGGGCAAGTGTGTTAATTCCAAGAGCCATCCAGTTAATTGTTACTTGGCTACATCATCAGAGAATCTGGAGGGAATACTCGAGAGGTTTTGGAAGGTAGAAAACTCTGAAGATCAACCTGCATGGTCTAAAGAGGAGCAAGATTGCGAAGCACACTTTATCAACACACACGAGCGTTTGCCGGATGGCAGGTACGTCGTCCGATTGCCAAGGCAATTGAATTTCAACAGAATGTTGGGGGAATCCAAAACCATGGCATTAGAGCGTTATTCAAAATTGGAAAAACGACTAGAGCGAAATTCGGAGATGAAAACCCAATATCACGCATTTATAAGAGAGTATATAGACTTAGGACACATGAGAAAGCTATCGGAGGAGGAAGTGGAAACAACACCTAGAGGAAAAGCGTATTACCTGCCGCATCACGCCGTTGTGAAGGAGTCAAGCACTACAACAAAGGTACGTGTTGTGTTTGACGGATCAGCGCACACAGATAGCGGGTTTGCGTTGAACGACGTGCTACTGAAAGGGCCAACGATTCAGGACGACCTGTTAAGTCTCCTTTTACGCTTTCGTAAGCATGAGGTGGCCCTCGTCGGGGATATTGAAAAGATGTACAGGCAAGTACGTTTACACCATGATGATACTTCTTTGCAGCGAATTTTATGGAGGTTTTCCGAGCATGAGCCCATCGGTGTATATGAGCTGCTTACGGTTACCTACGGACTAACACCATCGTCCTTTCTGGCAATCAGAACGCTGCATCAACTTGCTGCTGACGAGAGTCTTAACCATCCACGCGCAAGCTCTGTACTTGTTCAAGATTTCTACGTGGACGATTATATTGGTGGAGCTTCAACCGTCCAAGCAGCAATCCAGCTACGGAAGGAGCTTGCTGATCTTACGTCCAGAGGAGGTTTTCCATTGCGGAAATGGTGCTCCAATCGCCCTGAGGTCTTAGCTGATATACCTGCAAACCAACTATCTACAACAAATCTATCTATTTCTTTCGAGCTCACTCCAGGCGAGGAAGTAAAGGCTTTGGGAATTACTTGGGATCCAAAGACGGATCATCTGCTATTCGCTTTCGACATTGATGAGAATTGCGAAAACTGGACTAGGAGGCGTATTCTTTCTGCCATAGCAAAACTTTTCGACCCGCTTGGATTAATTTCGCCGGTGGTGGTTGTAGCAAAAATTATGATGCAAGAACTTGCTCTGTTACAATCTGCTTGGGACGCTCCTGTGCCGTCActgctgaaaaaaaaatggacacAATTCTATGACCAGTTAAGCAGACTTTCGGAGCTACGAATCAACAGGTTTGCTTTCATTCCAGATTGGGTCAGCATTCAACTACACTGCTTTGCCGATGCCTCTGAATTAGCGTATGGAGCCTGCTTATATGTACGTGCAGTTGATTCAGCAGGAAATGTGCGCATCGAGTTATTATCTTCCAAGTCCCGTGTCGCTCCACTGAAAAGATTAACACTCCCACGATTAGAACTCTGTGCTGCAAAGGAAGCTGCTTGCCTGCATGCGAAGGTAGTAAAGGCACTTGATTTAACTGGCTGTAGGTGTACCTTTTGGTCTGACTCCACCATTGTGCTACATTGGTTAAATGCTCTTCCAAACACTTGGAAAACTTTCGTGGCAAACCGTGTTTCAACTATTCAAACTCTTAGCCATGGTCATTGTTGGCAGCACATCGCTGGTAAGGAAAACCCAGCCGATCTAGTTTCGCGCGGAATGTCAGTTGATGAATTCCTCAGCAGCGGGTTGTGGAAAAGTGGGCCACCCTGGTTGCTTTCTTCTGAGGAATTGTGCACTTCTCTTACCCAGAATGTGAATTACACAGATGAAGAATTGGAAACTCGAAGGCTGGTGTATACCGTCGTTGCAAAACCGGAACCCAATTCTCTGTTTGCGCTACGATCTTCATTGGAGCCCCTTTTGCGTATCGTGGCATATTGTATTCGATTTTCCCGTAATTGTCGCACGTCAGTTGAACGCAATCGAACCCCATTTCTAACAGTCGAAGAGTTTTCAACCGCAAAGCTGGCGTTGGTTAAATTGGTTCAAGCCGAATGTTTCGGGGACGAACTCAAAAATTTGCGCAAGCATCGATATGTCAACAAAAGTTCTACGCTTAAACTGCTTCGTCCTTACCTGGATAAACAAGGCATCATCAGGGTTGGTGGTCGTCTACGTCATTCAAGTCAGGAATATACTAGCAAACATCCAGCGATTCTACCGAGTGTACACCCATTCACCCGAATGCTGGTTGACTATTATCATCGTCAAACAGTTCACGGAGGACGTCAACTAACTTTGGCAACGATGAGACAGGAGTTTTGGCCCATACATGGCAAAAGAGTGGTTAACGCAGTATTACGAAAATGTTATCGTTGTTTTCGCTGTAACCCAGTGCCCGTTCAACAACCCACAGGCCAACTGCCAGCCCCACGTGTGCGGCCGAGTAGGCCATTCTCGATTGTAGGTGTGGATTACTGCGGTCCTTTTTACTTAAAACCGCCATATCGGCGTGCAGCCGCACCCAAGGCATATATCGCGGTCTTCGtttgttttgcaacaaaagcGATGCATCTGGAAGTCGTCAGCGACTTATCGACTGTCGGATTTTTGTCTGCCTTTCACCGCTTCATTGGGCATCATGGAGTCCCAAGTGAAATTCACTCAGACAATGCGAAAAATTTTGCAGGCGCCAAACACGAACTTAACGAACTCTACCGCATCCTGAATGATGAGACAAGCCAAAGATACATCGGAACCGAATTCTCACAACAAGGAATCTCGTGGCAATTTATTCCACCCAGAGCTCCTAATTTCGGCGGATTATGGGAGGCAGCTGTTCGCTCCGTTAAAACTTCGCTAAAACGGGAAATTGGTACGCGTCAACTGTCACTAGAAGATTTCTCCACGCTTCTGGTCCAAATAGCTGCTGCCTTAAACTCAAGGCCACTCGCTCCACTGTCTGATGATCCCTCAGACTTTGATGCTCTCACGCCGGCCCATTTTTTGATCGGCACACCTATGAAGGCTCTACCAGAACTCGATCTTCGAAGCATCCCCACAAACCGCCTGACCCACTACCAGCAACGACAGCAAATGTTTCAACAGTATTGGCAGCGATGGAGCAGAGACTACCTCACCGAACTTCAAACAGTCAGCAAAAATCTTCAGCCAACCTTAATTCGTGTTGGTAGCATCGTAGTACTACGAGAGGATAATCAACCACCTTTATGTTGGCCCTTGGCAAGGATCATCGAGGTCCATCCCAGCACGGAAGGCGTAGTAAGAGTGGTAACCCTAAAAACCATCAACGGAGTGTATAAGCGACCAGTATGCAGAATTTGCCCTTTACCGTCCCATCAGGAAGCCGACAATCAAAAGGAATATGCAGCAGAGAAGTAA